The following proteins are encoded in a genomic region of Acidobacteriota bacterium:
- a CDS encoding ribosome maturation factor RimP has translation MGEFSIPGRIREIAARVAEDRGVELVHSEVAGTKRDSVVRIYIDKPDGVTLDDCGGFSSSVEDVLDAEDFIPGKYVLEVSSPGIERELYTLADFEKFKGRLVKVKTSQEFAGQKNFVGSLTGVEDSEITIEDRTVGEVQFPYETVTKANLKIDLDAEFKKRQG, from the coding sequence ATGGGAGAGTTTTCGATTCCGGGCAGGATCAGAGAGATCGCAGCGAGAGTTGCTGAGGATCGAGGCGTCGAATTGGTTCATTCTGAGGTCGCCGGAACAAAGCGTGATTCGGTCGTCCGTATCTACATTGATAAGCCGGATGGGGTTACGCTCGACGATTGCGGCGGATTTTCATCAAGCGTCGAAGACGTGTTGGACGCCGAAGATTTTATTCCGGGCAAATACGTTCTCGAGGTTTCGTCGCCCGGTATCGAACGCGAGCTTTATACGCTTGCAGATTTTGAGAAATTCAAGGGCAGGCTTGTAAAGGTCAAGACCTCGCAGGAATTTGCCGGACAGAAGAATTTTGTTGGTAGTTTGACAGGCGTTGAGGATAGCGAGATCACGATCGAAGATCGAACGGTCGGGGAAGTACAATTCCCGTACGAAACCGTCACGAAGGCAAATTTGAAGATAGATCTCGATGCGGAATTTAAGAAACGCCAGGGCTAG